One window of the Glycocaulis alkaliphilus genome contains the following:
- a CDS encoding LysR family transcriptional regulator, translating into MLTLRTARLFIACADHGTLTAAAGVLNVSQPAATKSLAQLEAALGGALFERAGRRLSLTALGEALLPRARALVQQARDMEAEAKRWRSGEDGLIRLGAGPAVAFSLLPDAVKRFYASGSAARLTVRSGAAGELIERLRRGELDMVVADRGDDEADPALATRALPDQGLAAAVRPGHPALAGAPLEDFRIATATPPERLRQFPLGWNAGAPGIVCDDYGVLARACAVSDHILIAPEPVMARILTEYALVPLPGPVSGLVVRPALIWRSDAPASAAREGLCACFEGVAEH; encoded by the coding sequence ATGCTCACCCTGCGCACCGCCCGCCTCTTCATCGCTTGCGCCGATCACGGCACGCTCACGGCGGCGGCTGGCGTGCTGAACGTCTCCCAGCCTGCGGCCACCAAGTCCCTTGCCCAGCTGGAAGCCGCGCTCGGCGGCGCGTTGTTCGAGCGCGCGGGCCGCCGCCTCTCCCTGACCGCGCTGGGCGAAGCCCTGCTGCCGCGTGCCCGCGCGCTGGTACAGCAGGCGCGCGATATGGAGGCGGAGGCAAAGCGCTGGCGCTCGGGCGAGGACGGCCTGATCCGGCTCGGTGCTGGCCCGGCAGTGGCGTTCAGCCTGCTGCCCGATGCCGTGAAACGGTTTTACGCCTCTGGCAGCGCCGCGCGCCTGACCGTGCGCTCTGGCGCCGCCGGGGAGTTGATCGAGCGCCTGCGCCGGGGCGAGCTGGACATGGTGGTGGCCGACCGGGGCGATGACGAGGCTGATCCGGCCCTTGCCACGCGCGCACTGCCTGATCAGGGCCTTGCCGCTGCCGTCCGGCCCGGCCACCCGGCACTGGCAGGCGCGCCGCTGGAGGATTTCCGCATCGCGACCGCCACGCCGCCAGAGCGCCTGCGCCAGTTTCCGCTCGGCTGGAATGCAGGCGCGCCGGGCATTGTCTGCGATGATTATGGCGTGCTGGCGCGCGCCTGCGCGGTGTCGGACCATATCCTGATCGCGCCGGAGCCGGTGATGGCGCGCATCCTCACCGAGTACGCGCTTGTACCTCTGCCCGGCCCGGTCTCGGGCCTTGTCGTGCGCCCGGCCCTGATCTGGCGCAGTGATGCGCCGGCCAGCGCCGCGCGCGAGGGCCTGTGCGCGTGTTTTGAGGGGGTGGCCGAGCACTAG
- a CDS encoding sterol desaturase family protein, whose protein sequence is MFDEKLVIPAIFIGFALLEILVGRFSPKGRVSTRDAVIEAVSTLTIILLTVPAIFAIAPLLVEWVRPGSEGALAFLPWWVMLAILLIGDDMTQYWWHRASHTFPWLYNLHRAHHSGGYMSVRIAYRNNLFYYLFMPGIWVSAVLVYLGFGPVYIAYLIVKMSVIFGAHSSWRWDEPLYRIKALSPLMWVIERTISTPATHAAHHGLHKEDGVTHYKGNYGNLLFFWDVLFGTAKITRRYPEHYGIEGLEPVSTAHELAWPLVRK, encoded by the coding sequence ATGTTCGACGAAAAGCTTGTCATCCCGGCCATTTTCATCGGCTTTGCGTTGCTGGAAATTCTTGTCGGCCGGTTCAGCCCGAAAGGACGCGTCTCGACGCGCGATGCGGTGATCGAGGCGGTCTCGACGCTGACCATCATCCTTCTGACCGTGCCGGCCATCTTCGCGATTGCGCCGCTGCTGGTGGAATGGGTGCGGCCCGGCTCTGAAGGCGCGCTGGCCTTCCTGCCCTGGTGGGTGATGCTCGCCATATTGCTGATCGGCGATGACATGACGCAATACTGGTGGCACCGGGCGAGCCACACCTTCCCCTGGCTCTATAACTTGCACCGCGCGCACCATTCGGGCGGGTATATGAGCGTGCGCATCGCCTACCGGAACAATCTTTTCTACTATCTCTTCATGCCCGGTATCTGGGTGTCGGCTGTGTTGGTCTATCTGGGGTTCGGCCCGGTCTATATCGCCTATCTGATCGTGAAAATGAGTGTGATTTTCGGCGCCCATTCCTCCTGGCGCTGGGACGAGCCGCTCTACCGGATCAAGGCGCTCTCACCGCTGATGTGGGTGATCGAGCGCACCATCTCCACGCCCGCCACCCATGCCGCCCATCACGGCCTTCACAAGGAAGACGGCGTGACGCACTACAAGGGCAATTACGGCAATCTGCTCTTCTTCTGGGATGTGCTGTTCGGCACCGCCAAGATCACGCGGCGCTATCCCGAACACTACGGGATTGAAGGGCTGGAGCCGGTCAGCACCGCGCACGAGCTCGCCTGGCCGCTGGTGCGGAAGTAG